GCCGCCTCAAGGGCATATGACCTGGCAGGACGCCGATCTCGCCGCGTACCTGGAGCGGCTGGGGGTGCCGGGGATCGTCGACGTGCACGTGCACTTCATGGCCCCGCCGGTGCTGGCCAAGGTGTGGGCCTACTTCGACGCGGCCGGACCCAAGCTGGGCCGCCCGTGGCCGATCCACTACCGCACGAGCGACGAGGAGCGCGTCGAGACGCTGCGGACGCTTGGGGTGAAGCGGTTCACCGCGCTGTCGTACGCGCACAAGCCGGGCGTCGCGGGCTTCATGAACGACTGGCTCGCGGGCTTCGCGGAGCGCGTCCCCGACTCGGTCCGCTCGGCCACGTTCTACCCCGAGCCGGAGGCCGCCGAGTATGTGCCCGCGGTGATCGCCGACGGCGTCGGCGTGTTCAAGGCCCACCTGCAGGTGGGGGAGTTCGCGGCCGACGACCCGCTGCTCGACCCCGTCTGGGCCGCGATCGAGCAGGCGCAGGTCCCGGTGGTCCTGCACGCCGGCTCGGGCCCCATGCCGGGCCCTCACACGGGCCCGCGCGGGGTGGCCGCCGTGCTGGAGCGCTTCCCCCGGCTGCCGCTGGTGATCGCGCACCTCGGGATGCCCGAGGTCGAGGCGTTCTGCGACCTGGCCGAGCGATTCGAGAACGTGCGCCTCGACACGACCATGACGTTCGTCGACTTCTTCCCCGACCCGCCGCCGGCCGACCCGCAGCGCCTGCTGGCCCTGCAGGACAAGATCGTCTTCGGCAGCGACTTCCCGAACATCCCGTACCCCTACGCCCACCAGGTCGAGGCCCTCGACCGGCTCGGCCTCGGCGACGACTGGATGCGGGCGGTCCTGTGGCACAACGGCGCCGATCTGCTCGGCCCCGGCGCTTCCTGACCCCCGCACCCGCGACCCTGGTTGGCGCCACTCGACGGACGGTCAGGCGCCTGGGCGGCCCGCCAGCTGCGCGACCGACCGCTCCAGGAGCCGCGCCCGGGCCGCGGGCGTCCCGGCCTTCAGCAACGGCAGCACGATGGCGTAGCGCGCGGTGAGCCCCAGTCGCTCGAACGCCTCCGCCGCGAGGGGAGCCGCGGCCAGCGCGGCGACCAGGTCGGGAGGCACCTGCGCCTCCGCCTGGCGCACGTACGCGGCGTCCCACCGGCCGTCCGCCCGAGCCGCCGCCACCTGCGCGAGGCCACCCGCACGCATCCGGCCGGCCGCCTCGAGAGCCTCGACCTTGGCGACGTTCACCTGCGACCACGGACTCCGGGCCCGACGCGGCGAGTAGCGCTGCAGGAACGAGACCTCGTCGAGCGACCGGCGCAGTCCGTCGATCCAGCCGTGGCACAGGGCGCCGTCGAGCGCGTCGCCGATCGTGAGCAGGGCGACGTCGGCGTTCTTGCGCCGGATCCGCAGCCACGCCTCGGACGCGGTGGCGTGGTGCTGCTCCAGCCAGTCGTCCCACGCGCCGGCATCGGCGAACTCCAGCACGTCCATCGGCACTCCTCGAGGATGTCTCGGGTCCACGCTAGGCCCGTGACGACCGAGGCGGAACAAAACCCTCGGCGGGGCGGTTAGGATGGGTGTATTGACAATTTCAGAGGGGCTGATCGGTTTCGACTGTGGTCGTTCGAATCCAGGAGAAGCGGGTAGAGAAGGCAACGTCATCTCTTTAACGTTCGTTGCAAACCCATAAGTGCCGATTCCAAGCGCACTGACTTCGCCCTCGCTGCCTGACAGCGACTTGCGGAGGGTGGACCCGGGAGCGTCCTCGTCCCGGATCGTCCATCTCATCTAGAGGACTTGCTGATCTGATCGTGTAGCGCGGCCAGATCGGGACTTTTTCGCTACTGAGCCTGTCGGTGACGCGTTCGTCCGAGCGCCGGGGCTGAGAAAAGCGTCAGACGAACTGCACCCGGAGAAGACCTGTTTCAGCGCCAGAGGACCCGGGTTCGATTCCCGGCAGCTCCACCCTTGCTCCTCGTGAGTGTCATGCAGACTGAGGCCGCCCCCACCGGGGGCGGCCTCAGTGCTTGGTCTCCATGCTTCGGGGGTCTCAGGCGACGAAGTCGTCCCAGCCGTCGGCGAGGTAGTCGATGAACGCCGCGCCGAGGTGCTCCTGTCGCAGCCGGTCGCGGCTGAACGGCTGCGGGTCGCTCACGAACTCCGGCGACTCCGCCGCGAGCCGTGGCAGGTCGTGGTGGATGATCGCGGCCGTTCCCACGGTGACGAAGTCGGCTCCTCGCGCGAGGCACCAGTCGGCGTCCTGTGCCGAGAGGATCTTCCCGGCCACGCCGAGACGGGTGCCGTGGCGCGGCAGGTCGAGGTACTGGTCGATGAGCAGACCGCCCAGGTCGGGCTCGCGCGGCGCCTTCGCCACGTCCCAGAGGGAGAGGTCGACGTAGTCGGCGTCACCCGAGGCGAGCAGCTGCTCGACCAGCGCGCGCGAGTCGGCCACCGTGATGCCGTAGCCCTCGGGCGACACGCGGACGCCCACCTGGAAGTCGGGCCCGGTCGCGGCGCGGATCCCGCTGAGCACCTCGCGCAGCGGACGGCTCCGTGCGTCGAGCGACCCGCCGTACCCGTCGGTGCGGTGGTTCTTGCGTGCGTCGAGGAACTGGCACAGCACGTAGCCGTGGGCCCCGTGGATCTCCACCCCGTCGAAGCCGGCGTCCTGGGCCCGGACGGCCGCGCGCACGAAGTCGTCGATCACGCGCTGCACGTCGGTGGTCGAGAGCGCCTCGACGCCGCGCTCCGGATCGGCCCACGGTGCGACGGTGGGCCGCCCCGTGACCGTAGCGTCGGCGCGCATTCCGCCGTGGTGCAGCTGGATGGAGGAGACGGCCCCGAGCTCGCGGATCCCGTCGGCCAGTCGCCGTAGGCCTGCGTCGTGCCGGTCGTCGCTGATGCCGAGCTGTCCCTTCCAGGCCTGTCCCTCGGGCGACACGTACGCCGCGCAGGTCATGACGAGGCCGAACCCACCGCGCGCCCGCGCGACCAGCCAGGCGTACTCGTCGTCGGACAGCGTCCCGTCGGCGTGGCTCTGCTTGTTCGTCAGGGGAGCGAGCGTCCAGCGGTTCGGCCACGCGGGACCGTGGGGGAGTCGCAGAGGAGCGGCGGGTGAGGTGGGAGAGGTCGGCACGCCCTTCACCCTACGATCCGGCACCCGGGCCGAGCGTCCGAGGCGGGCCCGCGATGATGGAGCCCATGACCGACGTCTGGCTGCCCGAGGGTGACTTCCTGACCGATCGCCACCTGGCGACCCTGTCCACGATCGGACCGGGTGGCCGCATTCACGTGGTCGCGGTCGGGTTCACGGTGCACGAGGGGATCGTGCGGATCACGACGATGGACGGCAGCCAGAAGATCCGCAACGTCGAGCGCGACCCACGCGCGACGGTGGCCCAGGTGGCCGGGCCCCAGTGGCTCAGCATCGCCGGCACGGCCGAGATCCTGCGCGACCGAGAGTCGATCACTCTCGCCGAGAACCTCTACGCGCAGCGCTACCGCCAGCCCAAGGAGAACCCGCGGCGCGTCGTCATCGCGATCACGCCCGAGAAGGTCATGTGCTCGCCCGGGCTGCGCGGCGCGGCGCCGGCCCACGGCTGACGCGAACATCGTGGACGTGCTGCTGCTGGGGACGGGCTCGGCTGACGGCTGGCCGTCGCCGTTCTGCCGGTGCGACTCGTGCACGACGATGCGCGAGCGCGACGTGCTGCGGACCCCCACCAGCGTGCTGATCGACGGAAGGGTGTGGATCGACCCGGGGCCCGAGGCCGCCCGGCAGGCGCTGCGTGCGGGCGCTGACTTGGTCGACGTGCACACGGTGCTGGTCTCGCACGCGCACTCCGACCACCTGGATCCCGCGTTCCTGCTGCACCGCGGCTGGGTCAGCGACCGCCCACTCACCGTGTACGGACCGGCGCCCGCGATCGCTCGGTGCCGCGACTGGCTCGCGCCCGGCCAGACCTCGGTGCGGCTGGTCGAGGTGACGGCGGGGGAGCGGTTCACCGCGGGGGAGTACCGGATCACGGTCGTCCCGGCGGCTCACGAGGCACTCGGCGAGGCCGCGCTCTACCGGGTCGATGCGGAACGCTCCCTGTTGTACGCCTGCGACACCGGCCCGTGGGCCGACGGAGCGCTGCGGCGGATCGGCGAGCAGCGGCTCGACATCGTGCTGATGGAGCAGACGTTCGGCGATCGGCTCGACCTCGCGGGCGGGCGACACCTCGGGCTGGAGACCTTCGGTCAGTCGGTCGCGGCGCTGCGCGCGGCGGGACTGGTGGACGAGGCGACCCGCGTGGTGGCCGTGCACCTGAGCCACCACAACTCACCCGAGGTGGAGCAGCAGCTGTGTGCGATGGGGGCCGAGGCCGGCCGTGACGGGCAGCGCCTCCGCGCTCGCGACCTGTAGCGCCGTCCGGGTGCCCCGGAAAAGAGGAAAGCCCCCGCCGAAGCGGGGGCTTTCCGTGGAGTTCTCGCGTTGCGAAAGCTCAGATCGCGCGGATCTTGGCGGCCTGCAGGCCCTTCTGGCCCTGCGTCACCTCGAACTCGACCTTCTGGTTGTCCTCGAGCGAACGGTAGCCCGAGCCCTGGATCTCGCTGAAGTGCGCGAACAGGTCCTCGCCGCCGTCGTCGGGCGCGATGAAGCCGAAGCCCTTTTCAGAGTTGAACCACTTCACAGTTCCGGTAGCCATGTTGTCTCCTTGGGAGGTTGTGCGCACTCGTGAATCGCGTACGGCTTGTTGTCACGCGTCACTTCGAACCAAAGAGAAAACCGAAAAGCCTCAACGAGGCTCGACCATCAATCTGCCGAGTCATGCCATGCAACTGACTCGAGCCTAGTGCATGG
This genomic interval from Aeromicrobium choanae contains the following:
- a CDS encoding amidohydrolase family protein, with the translated sequence MTWQDADLAAYLERLGVPGIVDVHVHFMAPPVLAKVWAYFDAAGPKLGRPWPIHYRTSDEERVETLRTLGVKRFTALSYAHKPGVAGFMNDWLAGFAERVPDSVRSATFYPEPEAAEYVPAVIADGVGVFKAHLQVGEFAADDPLLDPVWAAIEQAQVPVVLHAGSGPMPGPHTGPRGVAAVLERFPRLPLVIAHLGMPEVEAFCDLAERFENVRLDTTMTFVDFFPDPPPADPQRLLALQDKIVFGSDFPNIPYPYAHQVEALDRLGLGDDWMRAVLWHNGADLLGPGAS
- a CDS encoding YdeI/OmpD-associated family protein, which encodes MDVLEFADAGAWDDWLEQHHATASEAWLRIRRKNADVALLTIGDALDGALCHGWIDGLRRSLDEVSFLQRYSPRRARSPWSQVNVAKVEALEAAGRMRAGGLAQVAAARADGRWDAAYVRQAEAQVPPDLVAALAAAPLAAEAFERLGLTARYAIVLPLLKAGTPAARARLLERSVAQLAGRPGA
- a CDS encoding NADH:flavin oxidoreductase, translating into MPTSPTSPAAPLRLPHGPAWPNRWTLAPLTNKQSHADGTLSDDEYAWLVARARGGFGLVMTCAAYVSPEGQAWKGQLGISDDRHDAGLRRLADGIRELGAVSSIQLHHGGMRADATVTGRPTVAPWADPERGVEALSTTDVQRVIDDFVRAAVRAQDAGFDGVEIHGAHGYVLCQFLDARKNHRTDGYGGSLDARSRPLREVLSGIRAATGPDFQVGVRVSPEGYGITVADSRALVEQLLASGDADYVDLSLWDVAKAPREPDLGGLLIDQYLDLPRHGTRLGVAGKILSAQDADWCLARGADFVTVGTAAIIHHDLPRLAAESPEFVSDPQPFSRDRLRQEHLGAAFIDYLADGWDDFVA
- a CDS encoding pyridoxamine 5'-phosphate oxidase family protein; its protein translation is MTDVWLPEGDFLTDRHLATLSTIGPGGRIHVVAVGFTVHEGIVRITTMDGSQKIRNVERDPRATVAQVAGPQWLSIAGTAEILRDRESITLAENLYAQRYRQPKENPRRVVIAITPEKVMCSPGLRGAAPAHG
- a CDS encoding MBL fold metallo-hydrolase, encoding MDVLLLGTGSADGWPSPFCRCDSCTTMRERDVLRTPTSVLIDGRVWIDPGPEAARQALRAGADLVDVHTVLVSHAHSDHLDPAFLLHRGWVSDRPLTVYGPAPAIARCRDWLAPGQTSVRLVEVTAGERFTAGEYRITVVPAAHEALGEAALYRVDAERSLLYACDTGPWADGALRRIGEQRLDIVLMEQTFGDRLDLAGGRHLGLETFGQSVAALRAAGLVDEATRVVAVHLSHHNSPEVEQQLCAMGAEAGRDGQRLRARDL
- a CDS encoding cold-shock protein; this translates as MATGTVKWFNSEKGFGFIAPDDGGEDLFAHFSEIQGSGYRSLEDNQKVEFEVTQGQKGLQAAKIRAI